Below is a genomic region from Balaenoptera acutorostrata chromosome 9, mBalAcu1.1, whole genome shotgun sequence.
ACTGCAGGTATTGTAAACTGAGTACCTTTTTCACAGCATGGCCTTTCACCATAATTTCATATTTCTCCCTTCCCTAAAAtgtggtcttttattttttataggtactttctaaaagggaaaaaaaagctcaGTTTAATCAAAAAGTGGTTCTGAAAGTGTGTTTACAGTGCACCCCTTTTTTACCATTTTGATGAATTTAACCTTTCCTTTAGCATCTTTTCTGGTTTGGTCTTTGTGGAGAGCTGTCTTGAAATGAGGGCTCTTGTGTTTACTACTAAAGAACTCTGCAGGGAAAGGGATACTGCTTGGATATGGAATAATGAGGTGGTTAGGATAAAAGATCTTAACTGTTGAGAAATTTTGAGAAGTAAGAATGTCCACAGTAGAAATGAAATTAACCTCaaagttaccttttttttaaatactaggtTATTAATGCAAGTTTTACCTTTATTTATGTAATTGTGCAGCTGTCTCAAAAAAGTTCACTTGATAAACATTTCCTACTAACCAAATAAACATCCCCTTTGGAGTAAATTAGGGCAGACGCCTCCTAGACCCGTGAGGTTGTGGCCTTCACGAATAAAAAAATTTCAAGGCCGTTGTTGTTCTTGAGGATCTTAATCTCTTGTGTTTCTAGATTGCTGAGAATTTTGAGGTGTTGGAGTTGTCTATCTCTTTTTTACAATACTAATAATTCTTCTTTCCCCACTGTTCAGTCTATTCCCACCCATCCCTTTATGTCTCATATTTGACTGGTCTGGGTCTTGATAACCTTATGAAAATGTTCCTAGTGGAGTGATATCCCAAGGACACaagcagatgtagaaaatgggaaaaacaaactCATTCTTTACATCTCCAGCTCTCTTCCCTTGGAGGGAGTTAATGCTCTGGGCCCTAAGGGCTATTTATAGCTATAATCAAAGTAGAGAGAATCAGAGCCTAGGCTACTGTAGGTCTCTGCTCCAAGGAAGATAGCAGCCTTTTGATTTAAGTGCCAGCAATTTTCCTTAGATCAGATCCCACACCCCTACAGTCCAGTTAAGATGACTGCCTATCTCCATGAAGGTGACTTTCACCTTGAGCTGTTGAGCTAATACTTGACTGCCAAGTCAGAACTTTTCTGGCATAAAAGAGCTTAGGGGCCCATGTGTGTCTTACTGCATTTCTGTCTTTCATGGTACATACTGCCCTGTACAGAATGCCTCCAATATCTTCTCTTGATATTAATGTGGATTTTCGTTTCTTCAGAGTTTGAGTGGCTGTGTGATATATCCCTGTGGGATGTATTTAAAATTACAAGGGTGTCTGGGGTTAGACATGCATTAATTCTCGGAGCCAACTCAACTTTAACCCAACCCAGTAAAACTTGCCCTTATTTAGAAGTATCTGTTTAGAACACTCAGATGCTACAAAGGTAAGAAACAGGTGGTCTTCAGCATGCCGAAGAAAGTGGTCTGGCTCTGCAGTGCCATTGTCTTGAGAAATCATCTGGGTAATATTCCCCTGGAATCACTGAACTTTTGTGAAACCctcatctctctttttcacaTACAGCCTCATTTGTCAAGGTCTGAGGGCCACACATACTGTCTTTGACCAATACTTTTCATCCTCTGCACCCCTACTTTTACTCCTCACATAAGGAACAAGTCTAAAAACAGACTTCTTGCATCTTAACGGTTACTGGTTTATTAAGGTATATGGATTGtcataaaatttgaataaaaaacAACAGGTATTGGGAGATCCTTTGGATCTGGTTTTACACAAAGAGTATGTACAAACTGATATGAGATTGTTGAATTGGTTATTAAATGTCTTATTTAAGGAATTTTAAGTCTGGTATCAATGAAAATGATCTTTGCTTAACTGGTGTTTTTCCTTGTCCCATGTTAATTGAGTCTCATTTTGggttatgtttaatatttaatgaaggaaaaataaactctaaGAGTCTTGCACTCAAGAATGTAATTTGATGGGAACAAGATATTGGTGATAACGTGGTTTAGTTCTGGGTACCAATTGTATAGCAAGCcttggtggggagggagaggtgaaACACCTCCTAATAATTGCTTTGATGTTAGCCTTAGCGAACAGTCTATACTGCTAACCCCTCTTCCAACAAATTGTTTGCTTCCTTAAGTGATAACCATTTTGAAGTGAAAGATACTTATAGATGTAAATGGACTCCTGCCAATAGGTGGTTGGGGGTTTTTGCCTCAATGTGTTCACTGATCAGTCGTCCCTTTCAAAGTCTCCGAGTTCTTCATGCTTGTTGTTGagatttgagatgttttttggtAACATtgtcttttttccatcctttttttttctttcctaacctGGTTTCTTCCAGTGCAACTGCAGATAGAAGACCTGACTCGTAAACTGCGCACAGGAGACCTGGGCATCCCCCCTAACCCTGAGGACAGGTTGGGAAACAGTTTTAACCAGCTGACAGTAACGCTTTTACCTTTTTCTCAATACATTTTACTGGTGGCAACATGTTGTGTCAGTTCAATAAAATCCTAGTAAGAAGACTGGTACTGTGACCATTCTGGGAACTAGAGTGTAAATTAGCAGTATATATGGTCAGTCATCAGTTAGAAAATTGGAATGAAATTTAATTACTAGCAGAATCGAAAGTTAACAGGAAAACGGACAACCGGTTTTCATTTGGTAAGCATGTAGGTTTTTTAACCTGATTTACCCACCGGTAGGGACAGTGAGGTGGCCCGTTAACCAGCCATTTCAGTACCTGCTTTGGCTGAGAGCCCAGGTGTAAAGTTTTCCTCACAGATACTACACAATGTAGGGAATAAGAATATTTTTGAGCATCACTGAATCTGAGTAGGCCAGAAATTCATTCTGGTCAGCTCATTGCTGCAGTCTCTTGCTCATGGTTTTGACATGGTTTTAAAATAGACAAGATTCTAACAACTTCCTTCACTGCCAGTTAATTTTCAGCCTTGGCCATTGCCTGGGGTGTTGGGAGGGGCCAGAATATTCTCACCTGTTTTGGGAAGGCAAGCAACCAAccctaaattactttttttttttttttttaaagggagtgTGGTCTTCAAACAGCTGTGGTCTTGTCATTTCAGTTTATAATTTCTCTCACCTCTGAAAAGTAAAAAGTCTAAAAAGTCTGAGGGAAATGAACTTTTTAAACAGGAATTTTATTCGCAGGCTGATATTTGAGCAGCTAAAATCTGGTCCATTTAATAGAAGGGCAGTACGCCTCCCTCTCAGTGAAATTTCTCTTAGTGCATGCAGCATAGTTCAAAagactttgctttaaaaaagtaGTGTTTTTGGCTTTTGTTACCCATTTTAATAACTTGTTAAATCAGGAAGATGATGTAATGGTTTTAGAAGCCACTCAATTAAGCATCTTTCTGCTGCCCTTTGTCAGgaaacaaattaacttatttctcCATATTGacgcttttaattttatttaattaaatttaaattaaattaaatttattattttttcaccaGTAGATTTTGGTTGGAGGGTtgtattatgttttatattttgacttTTTTAAGATTTGAATTATAGGTTGTAGACCACAACTGTTAGTGCCTTTTTGGCCTTTTTCCCTTTAATGACATGTCTACAGGTTACcaggcaattcctcaaaaagttgaatttttaacAAACCTTCTTTGCTTCCTGGAGGATTTGGATTAGAAACTAGATGATCTATAATACAGTGCCTATTCAAAGCGAAGAAGTTGGGCCAATCTGACCTCTAGAATATTGGCTTTTGCCTTTCACTTCCACAATTTGGAAAGAGGTTCACTGTTGTAGGACCTTTAAATGACCAAtttggtgctggtaaaactggtgATTAGCCAGAAATGCTTAATTCTAGACAGCTATGAATGAGGTGGGAATTAGAAACGTCAAGcatgttagaaataaaaacagagcagagcttttttttctcccttgtattcAGTTTGAAAGAGGCCCTAATTAATGCCTGATGGTTTTGCTTTGAAAGAACCCAGGTTGGAGGGAAATGCTATGAGTTTCTTACTTAAGATTATTTCTTAAGAAGGTGTATTCTCAATATGAAGCCACTTTATGCCATTTTGATTTTGCTCAAGTTGCacagttaaaaatgttttaaaatctcttaTAGACTTAAATGTATAAGATGATAGTCTAATAAGCTGgggtatgtttgtttttgttcactATTATTGGATTGTGCTAACAGTTTATACAAATGCTAGAAACGGAGGTGTCATTTAGCCGTCATTAGCCATGAACAAACCTGACCTTTTATTCCATCGTGTGTGTAACGTGGTATGACATGGTTCCCTTTAGGCTGAAGACAGTGGGAGCAGCCGAGTTCAGTCCTTGCTCTCCAACTAGGCAAGGTTCTCTCAACTAAACCAAGGGTATAGGAGTCTTGACTACTTTcaggatgtttttaaaataacctgATCCACATGGTCTCTTCCCTTCTTGCAGCTGCTACTAAATTTTCATTCAGAATATCAAGCTATGGTCCTTTTTGTAATCTTAACTCAGAATTCTAGGagtgtaacttttcttttttttttaattaccgcAAAATCCAGCTGTGGTAAACTGACCATTTTATCGTTACTATTTTTTACTTGTAGCAACAGCATTTTActccttaaaaaaagagagagagaaaatctgcTTTCTGGACTTGTAAACTCTGGTGGAGAATCATAGGTTTTCCCCTTGCTGTTTGCAGGTTCAGACCCTAGACAAGTACTTGACCAAATCTGCATTTGCAGCCTCTCACAGAAGCTGCTTTAGCAATTTAACGGTTTTCTCTACCCAGACTCCCCAACCTCGAACAGCCAGAAAACAGGTTGACTCCTGGGCCTTGGACACAGCCAGCCAGGCCATTGAAGGAAAAGCAGAGACGAAGCCTTGAACCATCTCTCTCCATTGTGGGGGCCAAGTAGCTGCAGTAGCCTTGAGTCCCAGTTGCATTGGGTTAAAGAGCTCATACTTACTATGTGGTAGGGGTACAGACTCTCTTCCTGATAGGGCATGAGCTCTGCAAGAGTAAACGTTTTGCCTAAACTTCGGGTTTCCGTGGTTCATAAAGttgtaatgttaattttttttcaaatgaaagcaAATTCATATTTGGCAAGAAGACTCCAGAGGATGATAACTGTCCTTGCCATTTACAATCTAGATATTTCCCCCCAGAAGGAcagactttttttcctctcttcactTTTAGAAGCAaaactacttttttctttctcacacacaccccAGTCCCCCTAATGCTAAGCCAGCTTCCACCTCCCCATTCCACACGATCGTGAATAGCACACGTTATGGTCGGTTCCTCCGAAGAGTGTTGAGTTAGGGTCTGAgaggcagaggggctggggaagaCTTATTTTAGCCCATGTGGGAATGAGAGAAAAGTGAAGGCAGAACAGTGATGGTGGTCTGTTTCCCACAGGTCCCCTTCCCCTGAGCCCATCTACAATAGCGAGGGGAAGCGGCTTAACACTCGTGAGTTCCGCACCCGCAAAAAGCTTGAAGAGGAGCGGCATAACCTCATCACGGAAATGGTTGCCCTCAACCCTGATTTCAAGCCACCTGCAGATTACAAGTAAGCGAGGGCCAGGTGATCTGGGACAAGGACACCTGCGGATTAGGTGTGGTCTGGTAGAGCAATTTTGGTACTAACCTCTTACTCCTTACCCCCAGTCACCTGTAATTAACACGTGGTGTCAAGGTTTAGTTCTAGAAGAGCtctctatttgtgtcatcttggAAGTGTGCAGAGTCTATGAGTCTTTTCTTTCTTAGACCTCCAGCAACACGTGTGAGCGATAAAGTAATGATTCCACAAGATGAGTATCCAGAAATCAACTTTGTGGGGCTGCTGATTGGGCCCAGGTGAGTAACTACTATCCTCTGGAATATAGAATTCCTAAGGACCTGGGAGATGTATCTGTCTTCTGCCTATTTGGGTGCCACTGGTGGCTTATTTTCCTGTTTTGGGTAGGATGTTCACTTTGGCTGAGTGCATGCCTTTGTGTGAGAAAATCTCTTTAACTTCCCCATTTCACCGCAGAGAAGTCAAATCTTGAGGGTTGCTGTGTCTCTGACCTTAACTTAGAGATCATGGAGCTCTTGGTGGGAAAATCCCATTCTCTGCACTCACGGTTTCCTTCCAGTGCCCAGCGAGCCACTCTGGCGTGTGAATTTGCGTGTCAGGTATGACAGCGGTCTTTTCTGCCTTTGACAGAGGGAACACCTTGAAGAACATAGAGAAGGAGTGTAATGCCAAGATCATGATCCGGGGGAAAGGCTCTGTGAAAGAAGGGAAAGTTGGGCGCAAAGATGGCCAGATGCTGCCAGGAGAAGATGAGCCGCTTCATGCCCTGGTTACTGCCAATACCATGGAGAATGTGAAGAAAGCAGTAGAACAGGTGAGGGAGCCAGAAAGGAAGTCTCTAGGCAGAATTCTAGGTGGTAGTCCCAGGACTTATATAACTGTGCCCGTTGCATCTCCACCAGATAAGAAACATCCTGAAGCAGGGTATCGAGACTCCTGAGGACCAGAACGATCTACGGAAGATGCAGCTTCGAGAGTTGGCTCGTTTGAATGGGACCCTTCGGGAAGACGATAACAGGTATGTATGTGATCAGTTGAGAGGGGAGTGCACAGAGACCTGAAGAACCTATGGAGGAAGGGTGATTGGCCATAGCCCTTCAGGTGACTTTTTTCTCTCAACAGGATCTTAAGACCCTGGCAGAGCTCGGAGACCCGCAGCATTACCAATACCACAGTGTGTACCAAGTGTGGAGGGGCTGGCCACATTGCTTCCGATTGCAAATTCCAAAGGTGAGGGTTTCCTGGTAGCCCGTGGAATACAGGACAGTTCCTGTTAACCTGCAGACCCAAGAGAagctttctttctgtgaatgtggtctgTAATGGTGTGATTTAAAGCCCAGGATGATTAGAAACAGCTGATGCAGAACATCCCTGTTTTATTGCTTATCTTGAGCCCAGGGAAACTGGAAAACTTCCCTTCTGGGTATAGGTGTTTTCACAGTGGCTTAATGTTAACTGCCATTTGCTGCTTAAGATTGGTACAAGAAGACAGCAATCCTGTGGAGTTTTGACCAGTTGCGAACCAGCATTTGATAGCAATGTTTTTCTACTTTGGGTGGCAAATATAAAAAGCTTTGTTAAGGAATTTCTGGCAGTTGCTCCGGTCTTGCATAGATTTTCCTTCCCTCAAACCTGGAATGTAGAAATTGATGAAACTTGCTGTTTTGGAAAAACCTGTGCTTTCCTGGCTGGCGTGGTTGGCTCTGGTCTGGTGCTTCCTGTCTCCTCTGTTCTTGCCCTAAGGGTCTCTGCTGTGGCAGAGGTACATGTGGTAATCCCAGTTGCAGAGCTGGGCATGGAACTGAAGCGCTGATGAGACTCTTTTGAGGAAGGGGTCAGAAAGGGTGACTGAATTCCTCAGAACTTCCTCTGTGTAAATTTCTTACAGTAAAGGTTTCTATcttaaggaatttttttccttttctctctttgtgtcccccaccccaccttcagGCCTGGTGACCCCCAGTCAGCTCAGGATAAAGCGCGGATGGATAAAGAATACTTGTCCCTCATGGCTGAACTGGGGGAGGCACCTGTGCCCGCATCTGTGGGCTCCACCTCTGGGCCCGCCACCACACCCCTGGCCAGTGCACCTCGGCCCGCTGCTCCCGCCAACAATCCACCTCCGCCGGTGAGCTTCAAGGGCTGGTTCTTGTAGCCTGGCCCCCCTTGTCTTTCGAAGAGACTGGGGGGATGTGGCCAGGTGCTTTGGGTAGAACAGGTGGACATGGGCGGCAACATTGTTCTTTCGGGACGTCAGGAATGTTTGGGGACCTCTCAGTTTGGGGAAGATCTTGTCCTTGTGTCCTGGTCCTGTGGCATAGCCGAAAGAACAGTGTTGCCACCAGGGGGAGCAGGCAGGGACGCTGGCGGGAAATGCTCTCACGTAGTCTCTCATGTCCACTACCCAGAGCCGCCCACCCTGGATGAATTCTGGCCCGTCAGAGAGTCGGCCCTATCATGGCATGCACGGAGGTGGCCCTGGTGGGCCCGGAGGTGGCCCGCACAGCTTCCCACACCCGTTACCCAGCCTGACGGGCGGGCACGGTGGACATCCCATGCAGCACAACCCGAATGGACCCCCTCCTCCTTGGATGCAGCCGCCGCCACCACCGATGAACCAGGGCCCCCACCCACCTGGGCACCATGGCCCTCCTCCAATGGGTAAGTAAGTGTCAGACCAGAAACCTTGGGGCTTTGGGATAAGCAAGGGTTTGTATCGTCACTGCACACTGGAAGCAGGTCTCGGAGCGGTCGGGTATTGGTGCTGAGTCTCTTGCCGAGGCTTGGGCTCCAGGTCAGGAAAAAGGTTCCATCCTGGTTCAGGGAGGGACTTGTGTGTGGGGTAGGCACAAGCCTACTGCTTAGGGGCGGAGTCTCAGAACTGCCCTTGTGAGGGTAGTGATCGCAAGCTGTGCGGCTAAGCTCTTGGTGGGGCGGCGTCTTCCCTGGCCAGTTCCAATGTCCTGCTAAGTTCCTGCTCTTTCCTTCCATCAAGATCAGTACCTGGGAAGTACGCCTGTGGGCTCTGGGGTCTATCGCCTGCATCAAGGAAAAGGTAATGGAGCCTGGCCATTTGCTCACTTTGGGGTGTCCCGTCCCAGGCCTGGGAGTGAGTGGGGGCTCTGTCGCAaatccctctcctctcctgagGCCTCACCCTTGTGTCCACCTGCCTGCAGGTATGATGCCGCCGCCGCCTATGGGCATgatgccgccgccgccgccgcctcccagTGGGCagcctccaccccctccctctgGTCCTCTTCCCCcatggcagcagcagcagcagcagcctccgCCACCCCCTCCGCCCAGCAGCAGTATGGCTTCCAGTACCCCTTTGCCATGGCAGCAAAGTGAGTGGAATATTTTGGGcttgtgggggtgggtgggattgCGGGGGAGGGGGATGAGAGGAGTGAGAGACCCTTGCAGACGGGCAGGCAGACACCTTGGGGTGAGACTCTGGTCTCTGCTGCAGGGTAAACAGAAGGGCCTTGTGGCCCCTGGGGGCCTCGGGGAGGAGAGCTGATGTTCGGTGTGGTTGTGTCTGGGGAGAGGTTTGTGGGGGCCTGGAGGGGAGCTGCCATCATAGGTAGGGTGCCAGAAGTCCGGGCTCTCTGCCGAGTGAGCCGCTGGCTGGCCCAAGCCTATGCGTTAGGCCCGGGTTGGGGGTGGTGCATGCCTGCTCTGGAGAGGGATGTGATTGGGGCCTGAGAGACTGCGGGGATGGGATCGGGATCGGGCAGCGGGGAGAGTAGCTGTGGCCTTGAGGTTGAATGTGCCGTTCGGTGGTGGCGGCGGATGGGCGGAGGGATGTCAGAGCCGGTTCTTGTGTCTGGTACCTTCCCCTCAGCCCTTCCAGGGGCATTGGTGACAAAGGGCTTACTCTGTTAAGCCTAGAGACCTTGAGGCTGACCCCAGGGTAGtcctgcccacccctccacccccatcgCCAGGacagccccgcccgcccgccccccaCCACCGTACCGCATGCCAAGCAAGGAGCAGGCGTCCCTCGCCCCCCCATCCCAAGGCAGCAGCCGCAGAGAGCCGCGGTGTGCCCCCGcgcgtgtgaccttgggcttctTTACCACCCCAGATACGACGACTACCACCACGAGCGCTGGCACAGGGTCCATCCCGCCATGGCAACAGCAGCAGGCGGCTGCCGCAGCTTCTCCAGGAGCCCCTCAGATGCAAGGCAACCCCACTATGgtgcccctgcccccaggggtCCAGCCGCCTCTGCCGCCCggggcccctccccctccgccgCCTCCGCCGCCTGGTTCCGCCGGCATGATGTatgccccgccccctcctcctccgcctcccaTGGACCCTTCTAACTTTGTCACCATGATGGGCATGGGGGTGGCGGGCATGCCACCCTTCGGGATGCCTCCAGCTCCCCCACCGCCTCCACCACAGAACTAGACTcggttttttaagaaaatatatattatatagagagAGAATTGGTCTCGTTTAAACACACGCCGAACCTCACCATATGGAGCCAGACATTGGGACGCACGCATGTGattgtgtgcacgcatgtgtgtgtgtgcacgcaccgGGCTGGGCCAAGCGACTGAGGCCTCACTTAGGAACGGGCAGGTGGTAGTAGGGGCGCCAGCTTGGGCTCTCCTGGCGCCCCGTAGCATCGAGtgtcttctttgtcttctttctctcctcaccCAAATCCCTTTGCCTCTCCCCAAACCGGGCCGCCAGGATCCCTCCCCGCGGCGGCGATGGCCCGAGCCATGAGAGTGAGGACTTTCCGCGCCCATTGGTGACCCTTCCAGGCAGACAGCCTCAGCAGCGCCCCTGGTGGACAGGATGGTTCGGCAAAGCAGCCTGAGTTATTTTTATGGACGGAATCGGAACACGCTGGCtccatattgtgaaattttttattaaatttttctttttcctttgttatttccttatcttttcctttcttcagacTCCGTCCAAGGAGATGCTCTCCCCGGTCTTCTGCTGCAATtagatttctttcccttttctcattCCTCGTTCTTCTCTTTCTAAGGAGAGAGGAACAAATGGTTTTTAGGCAAAGGCTTTTGGCCATCAGTGTCAGGCTAGTGGGGGGTTCCTTTGGTTCTAAGATTTTCAAGGTGCCATAGTCgccctgagatttttttttttcctaattttaaagcGTGGGGTTTTGTCTGCCACCTTTGTAGACTAGCAGGTTGACCCCCATGTCCAGGGTCCATATCCGTCCTGGCATCCCTGCCAGTAGTTGGGGCCGCCTACGCCGCTGTGGGCTTGTCTGCCAGCCAGGAGTGCCCTTTCCACGCCCCTGAGCACCTGAGCTGCCTCGGATTTCATTTGTTCCTCTCTTTCCTGGAAGGCttccttttcaaatttattttagtcCCAAATGTCAGTGTTTTGCAGTGTCTAGGGGTTTGAGCCCCTTGTTTTCCgttctgcttcctttttttcctccttcctcttcatgGAGTGATTATGTTGACAATAATGTATAATGCGCGTTCTCTTCACTGGTTTATCTGCAGAAATttctctgggctttttttttttttttttttggtgtatgaTTCAACACTGCGTTAAAGGGGGATGTTCATTGAATAAAAGAGCAGTGTGGTTTTCTGGgtctgtttatttccttttcttttacatCCCCTCTGCCACCATCAGCACCAGCACCAGTTACCTTACCTGCGTTCAGCTCCTGGCCGCACTTGTCGTTTTCTTCCTGGAGAGCCTCTGGGACCTTGCTGAAGGAAGCCCCCTGTCTACCTCCCTGTGCAGTTTCGCTGGGGGAAGCTGGTGTGTGGGtggccccacctcctccctctgccttcgTAGTTAATGGCTGAGAACCTGGTGACCCCCTCCCTGGTCTCTGTCCTTTCAAAGGCATTTCCCTGGGGTTTGGACCTCCACATGCGATGAGCTCCAGTTGTGATTTGTGCCTGGAAGCTGCCACCTGACTGTGAGGTCCTGGGCCTAGGGAGGCATTGGCACTAAAGGTCAAGCCAACTAATCCTGCCTGTCAGGCTCAGAGCTGCTAAAATTAAAACCGCCAAGTGGCTTTTTCTGTCTCTGCTGGTGACTCGCCGCCTGCCAGCACTGCAGGCTTCGGGGAGAGGTGGGGCAGGAGAAGGGGCCCCACCTTGTGCTTTGTAAGCACTTCGCAGAGGGTCTCAGGCTGTTTTGGTCTTTCGTGTCTGGGGTAGTAGATAGGGCCCATGGTGGCACTAGAAAAATCCATCTCAGGACATAACATGGGGCAGTGAGGGTCTTGTTCAGCTGCTGCTGCTTTGCTACAGTTCCCCTGGGGAGAGTTGCGCTGGGGCCTGCCTTTTCCCACTAGCTTTCCTTCCGGGAGGCTGAGGGACAGCAAGCTCCTGTTGCCCGCGGCTCCTGGCCAGTGGGGACAACACAGTGCTGGCCCGGGCTGCTTTCCAGCTGCAGGCTGGGGCTGGCCGCTGCTGTTTTATCTGGAGCAGAGCCTGGGTATCTGGGCCCCGTCCAGGGTGCCTGTGTTTGCGGTAGGCCCGCGGGGGTTAATGAAGCCTCAGAACCCAGACCTGTTCCCTGGGTCTCCCTAAGCAAGCCCTAAACTTCAGTTGACTGAAAGGGAGCAGGGAGatcttttctctttgtccttaGCTGACAGAatgggggcagggcctggggcctggcaACCCTCTTTGACCTCGGCTTCATCTCATTGCTTCCCCCCACAAGCTTGGTTTCCCTGGTGGGCTCATTGGGCAGTTAATTAGCTCTTTGAAGCTCTGGAAGAGGCAAAGTGGCGCTATGTgggttttagaaataaaatcaataaatgacTTAACCACAGCCCAGCTATCTCCGTTTCTCTCCCCTGGGGCCAGCTCCATTCCTGTGCTCACTCCCTTTCTGCTCCCTGCCATCAGCTGTTGTTAAGGTTTTGGAGGGTAACGAAGTGGCTGAAGGAGGCATCAGTGTCGGCCTTTCTCCAAGCAGCTCAAGGTCCTGAAATGGACGAGAGACAGCAGGAAGGCTTGGCCCTCGGAACCGCAGCAAGCACCTGCCTTTGTGGTGGAACCGGAGGGAGAAGTGCTCTCCCACCCGCCTTGGACACCTAGGGTAGAGAAGAGCCCTCTACTTGACCCTGTTCCTGTTCTGCTGCAGCAGCagtgtctccccaccccctcaaagCTAGGTTGGGGAAAGGAATGTCGGTTGGGAAAGGTCACTGTTAGGGCTCTGTTACTGAGACCCAGCCAAGGGCTCTGGAGAAACCCAAGATTGGTCCCAGGAAGGAGGCAGGATTTCTGATTGGAAACCTAGTCGGACATAAACAACCTTGAGTTAGTTCAGGTTGGGAaagtgtgctctcggggttctttaAAATCTATACATGCAACACTAATGGGGGTGAAAAGGGAGAAGGACTTGGGGAAACAGGTAAGTTTCAGCCTTCAAGTTTCCATCAtgctgggctgggggatgcaaAATAAAAGGGGGGCTCCTGAGATGGTGTCACCTTTGGAAAAGACTGGAAAGTTTTGAGTGGGTGCCAATGACACAACAAAGACCAAAAGAACCCACAAGAAAGGTAGTTGGAGAAACCAGTTCAAAGTACATCTGTTTTCCAAGAGAAACAGGATGTGTCCCAGTTCAGCAAGTGCCTTGAGTGCAGGGGCAGGGTGAGCACTAAGTTGATAAGCAGGGAGAGGGGCGTGGATTGAGTTGACTTGGGGAGCAGGATAAGAAGCTAGGAAAGCTCTGTTAGGAGCAGGTCCATAGTGGCAGGAAAATTAGGGGTCAGTGCAAAGGTTTGTGTGGCCAGAGCACGCAGCCACAGTTGGGGCATGAGGTGACAACATGGGTAACTGGCACTAGCTTGTCGACAACTGTGCCAAGGAGCTTCTGAGCTCTCCGCAGCCCTCCACAAGGAACCACAGGCCAGGCAGCCGAAGATGCTGGCCAAGCCCAGAGACCAGGTGCTTGGTGGAGGGTGGGGTGAACCTCCCCAGAGGCACAGCCCAGGAGGAAAGGCTGAGGGTGGGAACTGTGAGACCTGAGGGCCACCAGGCATTCTTTTGAAATACAAGGTGTAAAAAACTTTTCAAATGCAAACAGGTTTTAAGAGGAAGTTTTCTACGTTCTCATGGCATCTGTGCAGATGTGTTC
It encodes:
- the SF1 gene encoding splicing factor 1 isoform X6, which gives rise to MATGANATPLDFPSKKRKRSRWNQDTMEQKTVIPGMPTVIPPGLTREQERAYIVQLQIEDLTRKLRTGDLGIPPNPEDRSPSPEPIYNSEGKRLNTREFRTRKKLEEERHNLITEMVALNPDFKPPADYKPPATRVSDKVMIPQDEYPEINFVGLLIGPRGNTLKNIEKECNAKIMIRGKGSVKEGKVGRKDGQMLPGEDEPLHALVTANTMENVKKAVEQIRNILKQGIETPEDQNDLRKMQLRELARLNGTLREDDNRILRPWQSSETRSITNTTVCTKCGGAGHIASDCKFQRPGDPQSAQDKARMDKEYLSLMAELGEAPVPASVGSTSGPATTPLASAPRPAAPANNPPPPSLMSTTQSRPPWMNSGPSESRPYHGMHGGGPGGPGGGPHSFPHPLPSLTGGHGGHPMQHNPNGPPPPWMQPPPPPMNQGPHPPGHHGPPPMVPGKYACGLWGLSPASRKRYDAAAAYGHDAAAAAASQWAASTPSLWSSSPMAAAAAAASATPSAQQQYGFQYPFAMAAKYDDYHHERWHRVHPAMATAAGGCRSFSRSPSDARQPHYGAPAPRGPAASAARGPSPSAASAAWFRRHDVCPAPSSSASHGPF
- the SF1 gene encoding splicing factor 1 isoform X9; this encodes MATGANATPLDFPSKKRKRSRWNQDTMEQKTVIPGMPTVIPPGLTREQERAYIVQLQIEDLTRKLRTGDLGIPPNPEDRSPSPEPIYNSEGKRLNTREFRTRKKLEEERHNLITEMVALNPDFKPPADYKPPATRVSDKVMIPQDEYPEINFVGLLIGPRGNTLKNIEKECNAKIMIRGKGSVKEGKVGRKDGQMLPGEDEPLHALVTANTMENVKKAVEQIRNILKQGIETPEDQNDLRKMQLRELARLNGTLREDDNRILRPWQSSETRSITNTTVCTKCGGAGHIASDCKFQRPGDPQSAQDKARMDKEYLSLMAELGEAPVPASVGSTSGPATTPLASAPRPAAPANNPPPPSLMSTTQSRPPWMNSGPSESRPYHGMHGGGPGGPGGGPHSFPHPLPSLTGGHGGHPMQHNPNGPPPPWMQPPPPPMNQGPHPPGHHGPPPMDQYLGSTPVGSGVYRLHQGKGMMPPPPMGMMPPPPPPPSGQPPPPPSGPLPPWQQQQQQPPPPPPPSSSMASSTPLPWQQRSLPAAAMARAMRVRTFRAHW
- the SF1 gene encoding splicing factor 1 isoform X7, with product MATGANATPLDFPSKKRKRSRWNQDTMEQKTVIPGMPTVIPPGLTREQERAYIVQLQIEDLTRKLRTGDLGIPPNPEDRSPSPEPIYNSEGKRLNTREFRTRKKLEEERHNLITEMVALNPDFKPPADYKPPATRVSDKVMIPQDEYPEINFVGLLIGPRGNTLKNIEKECNAKIMIRGKGSVKEGKVGRKDGQMLPGEDEPLHALVTANTMENVKKAVEQIRNILKQGIETPEDQNDLRKMQLRELARLNGTLREDDNRILRPWQSSETRSITNTTVCTKCGGAGHIASDCKFQRPGDPQSAQDKARMDKEYLSLMAELGEAPVPASVGSTSGPATTPLASAPRPAAPANNPPPPSLMSTTQSRPPWMNSGPSESRPYHGMHGGGPGGPGGGPHSFPHPLPSLTGGHGGHPMQHNPNGPPPPWMQPPPPPMNQGPHPPGHHGPPPMGKSVPGKYACGLWGLSPASRKRYDAAAAYGHDAAAAAASQWAASTPSLWSSSPMAAAAAAASATPSAQQQYGFQYPFAMAAKIPPRGGDGPSHESEDFPRPLVTLPGRQPQQRPWWTGWFGKAA